A part of Microbacterium terregens genomic DNA contains:
- a CDS encoding DUF4307 domain-containing protein: MTTQDMLDERYGRTRSPRRLWTIGIVAAIGATLVGLFAWMTVASTIDDVRADTTGFTVVDSHAVEIAFQITAPEGRSIACALEAQDEEHGVVGWKIVEYPASELRSRAFHETIPTTAPSTTGLVNSCWVT; the protein is encoded by the coding sequence ATGACCACGCAGGACATGCTCGACGAGCGCTACGGGCGCACGCGATCACCCCGCAGGCTCTGGACGATCGGCATCGTCGCCGCGATCGGCGCCACCCTCGTCGGCCTTTTCGCGTGGATGACGGTGGCGAGCACCATCGATGACGTGCGCGCGGACACGACAGGCTTCACCGTGGTGGATTCGCACGCGGTCGAGATCGCGTTCCAGATCACGGCGCCCGAGGGACGTTCGATCGCGTGCGCGCTGGAGGCACAGGACGAGGAGCATGGCGTGGTGGGGTGGAAGATCGTCGAATACCCCGCCTCCGAGCTGCGTTCGCGGGCCTTCCACGAGACGATCCCGACGACCGCGCCGTCCACGACAGGTTTGGTCAACTCCTGCTGGGTGACGTAG
- the greA gene encoding transcription elongation factor GreA: MSNDAPVTFLTQDAYDRLVAELERLSTTGREEIAKRIESAREEGDLKENGGYHAAKDEQGKQEARIRTLQHLLKTATVSEAPESNGVVEPGTVVTALVAGGEEIFLLGNREIAVDSELDVYSEASPLGAAILGLKEGAKTSYTAPNGREIAVEVVKVDTYTGQ, from the coding sequence GTGTCCAACGACGCACCGGTGACGTTCCTGACCCAGGACGCATACGACCGCCTCGTCGCCGAACTCGAGCGACTCTCGACGACGGGTCGCGAGGAGATCGCCAAGCGCATCGAGTCTGCACGCGAAGAGGGCGACCTCAAGGAGAACGGCGGCTATCACGCAGCCAAGGACGAGCAGGGAAAGCAGGAGGCCCGCATCCGCACCCTTCAGCACCTGCTCAAGACGGCCACGGTCAGCGAGGCGCCTGAGAGCAACGGCGTCGTTGAGCCCGGCACCGTCGTGACAGCCCTCGTCGCCGGCGGCGAGGAGATCTTCCTGCTCGGCAACCGCGAGATCGCGGTCGACTCCGAACTCGACGTGTACAGCGAGGCTTCGCCCCTCGGTGCGGCGATCCTCGGTCTGAAGGAGGGCGCGAAGACGTCGTACACCGCGCCGAACGGCCGTGAGATCGCCGTCGAGGTTGTCAAGGTCGACACGTACACGGGCCAGTAG
- the ilvA gene encoding threonine ammonia-lyase, with protein MSIPTLAEFEDAAAFLDGVITRTPIDQSLHLSELMGVPVHLKLENLQRTGSFKIRGATYRLSRLTAEERARGVVAASAGNHAQGVALAAQALGISATIFMPLGVPVPKLLATRGYGADVILEGATVETPLRLAAEFAERTGAVLIPPYDHRDIIVGQGTLGLELFDEVPGLDTVLLGIGGGGLIAGVAAAVKARAAAVGRTVRIIGVQAENSAAYPASLAAGHPVEVKTLPTIADGIAVARPGDIPFEIIRQLVDEVVTVTDDDIARALLMLLERAKQVVEPAGAVGVAAILAGKVKPAGPTVSVLSGGNIDPLLLQRVVSHGLAASGRYMSLRIPLPDRPGQLARVSELLAQAGANVIEVMHTRHGQGLQISEVILQLSVETRGEEHRAHVIAVLSGAGFAPVVVPD; from the coding sequence GTGAGTATCCCCACGCTGGCGGAGTTCGAGGACGCCGCCGCCTTCCTCGATGGTGTGATCACCCGCACGCCCATCGACCAGTCGCTGCACCTGTCGGAGCTGATGGGCGTCCCGGTGCACCTCAAGCTGGAGAATCTGCAGCGGACGGGGTCCTTCAAGATCCGTGGCGCGACCTACCGGCTGTCCCGGCTGACCGCCGAAGAGCGCGCGCGCGGAGTCGTGGCGGCATCCGCCGGCAATCACGCGCAGGGCGTGGCCCTGGCAGCGCAGGCACTGGGCATCTCGGCGACGATCTTCATGCCGCTGGGCGTGCCCGTCCCCAAACTCCTGGCAACCCGCGGTTACGGCGCCGACGTGATCCTGGAAGGGGCCACCGTCGAGACGCCGCTGCGCCTGGCCGCGGAGTTCGCCGAGCGCACGGGCGCCGTGCTCATCCCGCCGTACGACCATCGCGACATCATCGTCGGCCAGGGCACGCTGGGTCTGGAACTGTTCGACGAGGTCCCCGGTCTTGACACCGTGCTGCTCGGCATCGGGGGAGGGGGCCTGATCGCTGGAGTCGCAGCCGCGGTCAAAGCCCGTGCGGCCGCGGTCGGCCGCACCGTGCGGATCATCGGCGTGCAGGCGGAGAACTCCGCCGCGTACCCGGCGTCGCTCGCGGCCGGGCATCCGGTCGAGGTCAAGACGCTGCCGACCATCGCCGACGGGATCGCGGTCGCCCGACCGGGTGATATCCCGTTCGAGATCATCCGCCAGCTCGTCGACGAAGTGGTCACGGTCACCGACGATGACATCGCCCGCGCCCTGCTCATGCTGCTCGAGCGCGCGAAGCAGGTCGTCGAGCCCGCAGGCGCGGTCGGGGTGGCGGCCATCCTGGCCGGCAAGGTGAAGCCGGCCGGCCCGACCGTGTCGGTGCTTTCCGGCGGCAACATCGACCCCCTGCTTCTGCAGCGGGTCGTCTCCCACGGACTCGCGGCATCCGGTCGTTACATGAGCCTGCGGATCCCGCTGCCCGATCGCCCCGGGCAGCTCGCGCGCGTGTCCGAACTGCTCGCTCAAGCCGGGGCCAACGTGATCGAGGTCATGCACACCCGGCACGGTCAAGGACTGCAGATCAGCGAGGTGATCCTGCAGCTGAGCGTCGAGACCCGTGGCGAGGAGCACCGCGCGCACGTCATCGCGGTCCTGTCCGGTGCGGGTTTCGCTCCGGTCGTCGTGCCGGACTGA